In a genomic window of Phalacrocorax aristotelis chromosome 8, bGulAri2.1, whole genome shotgun sequence:
- the OSGIN1 gene encoding oxidative stress-induced growth inhibitor 1 isoform X2: MLPDRKMYGLLNRPQSKSGFKPLPVVIIGNGPSGICLSYLLSGYVPYLKRHSIHPHPILQRKLEEAPDISILDQSIEGSMITLSRGDWMGLPDLPFKDWLKQKRRGLRNNRATAEDIAQYYQHYVMKKGLQKNFSCDTVVTSVKKVSAESISNHAQKDLQESSDSLWNLNEKSTEVFQVDGFFKTVKGDKEPFSIYAENVVLATGTYDGPTWLGVKGENLSYVHHQLSALEEAVKNIGVMSDPVLIVGAGLTAADAILFAHHCNIPVIHVFRRRVSDPGLIFNQLPKMMYPEYHKVHQMMKEQSAACAGPYECYVSFPEHHVLSFGKDKKCIIQDKNGYQKAYKISMALVLTGSNPNLSFLPNNGMDLAMDSDQPVNPKRNPIDVDPFTYECTQEKGLYALGPLAGDNFVRFVQGGALAVARSLLKKANKNPP, encoded by the exons ATGCTTCCAGACAGGAAGATGTATGGATTATTGAACAGACCCCAGAGTAAAAGTGGGTTCAAGCCACTGCCTGTCGTGATTATAG GAAATGGACCTTCAGGAATCTGTCTCTCATACTTGCTGTCAGGCTATGTCCCTTACTTAAAAAGACACTCTATTCATCCTCATCCCATTCTTCAGAGGAAACTGGAAGAGGCACCAGATATCTCAATTTTGGACCAG TCTATCGAGGGCTCTATGATTACCCTGAGCAGAGGGGACTGGATGGGACTCCCAGATCTCCCATTCAAAGACTGGCTAAAGCAAAAGAGAAG AGGCCTCAGAAACAATAGAGCCACAGCAGAAGACATTGCTCAATATTACCAACACTATGTGATGAAGAAAGGACTGCAGAAGAACTTCAGCTGTGATACTGTTGTGACCTCTGTGAAGAAAGTGAGTGCAGAGAGCATCTCCAACCACGCACAAAAAGATCTGCAGGAGAGTAGTGACTCACTCTGGAACCTCAATGAGAAAAGTACAGAGGTCTTTCAGGTGGATGgatttttcaaaactgtgaAAGGTGATAAAGAGCCCTTCTCTATCTATGCAGAGAATGTGGTCTTAGCTACGGGAACATATGATGGTCCTACATGGCTTGGGGTCAAGGGTGAGAACCTTTCCTATGTCCATCACCAACTGTCTGCCCTAGAGGAAGCAGTGAAGAACATCGGCGTCATGTCAGATCCAGTCTTGATTGTAGGTGCTGGTCTGACAGCTGCTGATGCGATTCTCTTTGCTCACCATTGCAATATTCCAGTAATCCATGTTTTTCGGAGGCGAGTCAGTGATCCAGGTCTTATTTTTAACCAGCTCCCCAAAATGATGTACCCTGAATACCACAAAGTCCATCAGATGATGAAAGAACAGTCAGCTGCTTGTGCTGGGCCCTATGAGTGTTACGTTAGCTTTCCTGAACATCATGTACTATCCTTTGGCAAGGACAAGAAATGTATCATTCAAGACAAGAATGGCTACCAGAAAGCTTATAAAATTTCCATGGCTCTTGTTCTAACTGGCTCAAACCCCAACCTCTCCTTTCTGCCAAATAATGGCATGGACTTGGCAATGGACAGTGACCAACCAGTCAATCCAAAGAGGAATCCCATAGATGTTGACCCATTCACCTATGAATGCACTCAGGAGAAAGGGCTTTATGCTCTAGGACCTCTAGCTGGAGATAACTTTGTACGCTTTGTACAGGGAGGGGCTCTGGCTGTTGCCAGATCTCtgttaaagaaagcaaacaaaaatcccccCTAA
- the OSGIN1 gene encoding oxidative stress-induced growth inhibitor 1 isoform X1, producing MLPDRKMYGLLNRPQSKSGFKPLPVVIIGNGPSGICLSYLLSGYVPYLKRHSIHPHPILQRKLEEAPDISILDQDLEYLSEGLEGRSHSPVALLFDTLQRPDTDFGGTAESVLTWWHETNRAIPHLVLGRNAPGGAWHSIEGSMITLSRGDWMGLPDLPFKDWLKQKRRGLRNNRATAEDIAQYYQHYVMKKGLQKNFSCDTVVTSVKKVSAESISNHAQKDLQESSDSLWNLNEKSTEVFQVDGFFKTVKGDKEPFSIYAENVVLATGTYDGPTWLGVKGENLSYVHHQLSALEEAVKNIGVMSDPVLIVGAGLTAADAILFAHHCNIPVIHVFRRRVSDPGLIFNQLPKMMYPEYHKVHQMMKEQSAACAGPYECYVSFPEHHVLSFGKDKKCIIQDKNGYQKAYKISMALVLTGSNPNLSFLPNNGMDLAMDSDQPVNPKRNPIDVDPFTYECTQEKGLYALGPLAGDNFVRFVQGGALAVARSLLKKANKNPP from the exons ATGCTTCCAGACAGGAAGATGTATGGATTATTGAACAGACCCCAGAGTAAAAGTGGGTTCAAGCCACTGCCTGTCGTGATTATAG GAAATGGACCTTCAGGAATCTGTCTCTCATACTTGCTGTCAGGCTATGTCCCTTACTTAAAAAGACACTCTATTCATCCTCATCCCATTCTTCAGAGGAAACTGGAAGAGGCACCAGATATCTCAATTTTGGACCAG GATTTGGAGTATCTGTCTGAAGGCTTGGAAGGACGATCCCATAGCCCTGTGGCTCTTCTGTTTGATACTCTTCAGCGTCCAGACACAGACTTTGGTGGAACAGCAGAATCTGTCCTCACTTGGTGGCATGAGACTAACAGAGCCATCCCCCACCTGGTTCTTGGCAGAAACGCTCCTGGTGGTGCCTGGCAT TCTATCGAGGGCTCTATGATTACCCTGAGCAGAGGGGACTGGATGGGACTCCCAGATCTCCCATTCAAAGACTGGCTAAAGCAAAAGAGAAG AGGCCTCAGAAACAATAGAGCCACAGCAGAAGACATTGCTCAATATTACCAACACTATGTGATGAAGAAAGGACTGCAGAAGAACTTCAGCTGTGATACTGTTGTGACCTCTGTGAAGAAAGTGAGTGCAGAGAGCATCTCCAACCACGCACAAAAAGATCTGCAGGAGAGTAGTGACTCACTCTGGAACCTCAATGAGAAAAGTACAGAGGTCTTTCAGGTGGATGgatttttcaaaactgtgaAAGGTGATAAAGAGCCCTTCTCTATCTATGCAGAGAATGTGGTCTTAGCTACGGGAACATATGATGGTCCTACATGGCTTGGGGTCAAGGGTGAGAACCTTTCCTATGTCCATCACCAACTGTCTGCCCTAGAGGAAGCAGTGAAGAACATCGGCGTCATGTCAGATCCAGTCTTGATTGTAGGTGCTGGTCTGACAGCTGCTGATGCGATTCTCTTTGCTCACCATTGCAATATTCCAGTAATCCATGTTTTTCGGAGGCGAGTCAGTGATCCAGGTCTTATTTTTAACCAGCTCCCCAAAATGATGTACCCTGAATACCACAAAGTCCATCAGATGATGAAAGAACAGTCAGCTGCTTGTGCTGGGCCCTATGAGTGTTACGTTAGCTTTCCTGAACATCATGTACTATCCTTTGGCAAGGACAAGAAATGTATCATTCAAGACAAGAATGGCTACCAGAAAGCTTATAAAATTTCCATGGCTCTTGTTCTAACTGGCTCAAACCCCAACCTCTCCTTTCTGCCAAATAATGGCATGGACTTGGCAATGGACAGTGACCAACCAGTCAATCCAAAGAGGAATCCCATAGATGTTGACCCATTCACCTATGAATGCACTCAGGAGAAAGGGCTTTATGCTCTAGGACCTCTAGCTGGAGATAACTTTGTACGCTTTGTACAGGGAGGGGCTCTGGCTGTTGCCAGATCTCtgttaaagaaagcaaacaaaaatcccccCTAA